Genomic segment of Bemisia tabaci chromosome 9, PGI_BMITA_v3:
TTTTATTCAGGCGAATATTTATTAGATGACAATTTTtgtctttgattttgaaaatgttaatgaaaatattctctAATTATCTACAAATTAACAATTAATCCGACTTGTAAAGAGTTCTGAGAGGACCCTTGCTACATTTAATGGTCATGGTAGGGAACATAGGACTGCCTTCCTAACTGATGTTGTGGATATGCATTGTCCTTTGCCGTCGCGGACGGCCGGAAGCCGATCCACATTCATGGGAACATTTACATTTGCATCgtatggttcattttcaaattcttggctcaaaactacttcaaattCGGGTAGAAAATTGGTGGAAAATGGATTgagaatcactggtccataagaaatacacgggaaaaagacatcaacttcaaatgaagatttctcgcttgaaacgccaAATGCTCTGAGTAGTTCGACATTTTCTTAATCgtcagatatccaacttcaattctaccgAACAGATCTTGCGATTATCAGAggtttgaagttaaagtttgggtgtttcactTTGTCTTTACATTGTTATCATAGGGTTGATTCGGGTTGCCAACTTCAATTGaccttttcttgaaaaatacgcaaaatatcctAAAATGTAACAGTTTCTTATTcttcgagtgttttactttgatagcgCCAAAGGGTTTTTCTACGTCGGTGCTACTTTCTCCATTATTTACtctggacaaaaaaaaaacacattggatccagagcccagactcttgaaaacattgacaagaaaaaggactcttgattcaatcagatttaagattgaatcaaaaggaaatccgctcaaattaagaggcttggttcttgatttaagctcagaggcttggttcttgatttaatcttaaatctgattgaatcaggagtattttttcttgtcgatgtttttaagagtctggactctagattcaatgtgtttttttttttctagtgtaaagttaagtgtcttttaccgaAATTTGCCCATATTGTCCGtaaggatgccgcactgtgcgtcgtgtcatcagaatttttttgtCGCTTGACATCTGCTAACTTTACCATGTGAGGCCGAGCGGGTGGCTTTCCCGGCGAGTCACGCGCGGTCCACAAAGCATGTTATCGGAAGTGGCGCATCGGCATCGGTTTAACTCGATTCGGCCCTGCGGACTCGTAAACCGCTCAACGGCGGCGACTTGTTTAATTACATGCGAAAGCCAAACCGAAACCGCTCCTCCAATCCCGCCCGACCGGAATCGTGTCCCTAGAGAAAATATTACCTCGCAGCGAGCTCGCAGACAGCTCGCAGCATATTTTGGACCTCGCGGTTAGGAAACTCCTCGCAGTTAGGTGATGACCTTGCCAAGACCTCGCAGTGAGGAAGTCGGTTAGGCATGGACCTCGCCGCGAGGTGCTGACAGCTCACGGCGAGGACCTCGCCTCGCCGATAGGTTAGGAGACCTCGCCGATAGGTGAGAGCACCTCGCAGATAGGTGAGAGGACCTCGCAGTTAGGTTGGCTCCTATCCACTGGGTGAGAGTCCTCACAGTAGGTATATTAGCCAGCAGGTAACCTGACCACAGAGGTAAACACAGGTTCAGagcctcattaaaaattaaggatcaATTGCAGCATCTAATAtatactgataaaaatgttaaaaaagtttttgaatttgaaagaaaaattgtatttaattcaAAAGCACATTCCTTGGCTCAAAACAATGTGGGTCAGTGAACTGAAATTGTTCTGTATACCAAAAAAGTGCCTTAAaattaaacacaattttttatttttttttattttttttttttttttagaaaaaaaaaacaaaaaaacctaccaatcaaaacttttttaaccttttttttccgtgaatcctCTCACAAATGTTCTTATCTATTTTAGCAtgccaaaaaataagaataatctgtACCTTCTTTGCACATGGTCTTCCAAAATATTCCACACTATGAGGCATTCTTCGCTCCTTGCAAGAATAGACAAATTCCAAGAATTCAAGGATCAGgtagtgatttttagaaaaattgcatcGTCACTGgcctataaaattaaaaaaataatcatcattcACCAAGGTCACACTCAAaatgaattgtaaaaatttctgaattttgatagttataAGTGAATATTTCAAGTTAAACTGACCGAttcctttcattaattttaagcgAGAGCTTTTCCTTCAGCATATCAATCACACATAATGTGCTGTTCCTTCTCCTTCAAGCAGGAAAATACTCATTGGAGggaggaattttcttcaaatttacaatgTCTAATCACTCTAGAACTGTACTCTTTGCATCAACTTTATAGTGAAGGTAAGTGGGCATTTTAAAAGCCCAAATTTAGCATGTCAGCCCTTGCAGTTAAGTCAGTAAGTATACGCATTTTCCTTACTGCTTCTTGATTATGGTCTGATGTTGCAgaacttttcaaagtactaTCCATGAAAATTCAGAGGACAACCAGTTGGTGACCACatactttttcatttgtttacattttttcatttatattcttatttaaattcagtggataaaattaaaacataaattacaACTGGAAACCAAgaggtatgtaaaaaaaattaaaaatgttaatcaCCTTACAAGACTTACTCTGTCCCTTTCTTTTCATGTTGACTCCTATTCTTTTCATGCAACTTTGGCAGGGAACAGTAGGACAGGGTCGCATATTTGGCCTGATCATTGCTAGAGCTTCGGATGGTCCTAACAAATCCTTCAACTTCTGCAGTTCAGTGTCTGGAATCAACATATCAGAGTGAACAAGTGATCCTTTAGATAAATGAaaagtttcctattttttccatattttaacACACATATCAATTGCATATTCATTCAAGTGAATGTGAGGaaaaacagctgaaaattttcatcCCCCAGACTGAAAAGACGCAGCCACTTACTTTCTACGAGCAGGTCTATGCTGagagaaatttcacgaaattgccACATTGGTATGCAGTTAGATCTAGTTTTGCCATGAAATTTATCCTCACATGCAGAGACTATTTGCAGTAGGTAATTATTCTCACACATACAGAGACAACCATCAGCTCGACATGGCCATCATTGCCCTGATAACTCAAGAGACCGTAGATGCATACTCAATTAAAATTCATAAGTGCACACAATCCCTCCATGAGAAAGGAGATAGTAGGTACCTAGAAACAGCAGGGTGAGCTATCCTTACTTCTCCTGGAGCAAAATCCTCCCtacttattttgaaattgtcatgcctcaaggagaaaaattctatTACTTACAGTGCACACTTGTTGTTAGTCCGAAAATGATTCCTCCTCCGTCTCTTCACACATTCCAAAAGGACACATATTAAAGTCTAATTCCAAAGTAGATTTCCACAGGTTTTCATCCAATAATCACTGATAAACTAAgttagaggaaaataaaaaatgcagcTGCATAACAACTTCCAACGTAGATTTTCGCATGTTTTCACTGTTATCACTGTTTTCACTCACATATCATTAACATCATCTCAATTTTTCGAAGTGCAAAGCTTCATTGTTGATTGTAAACAAACTGCAGACCACCACACTGCGTCTATAGGTTATGTTAtggtcagagacaagagaccctccactggcctcctagcgac
This window contains:
- the LOC140225432 gene encoding uncharacterized protein isoform X3; the protein is MCENNYLLQIVSACEDKFHGKTRSNCIPMWQFREISLSIDLLVENTELQKLKDLLGPSEALAMIRPNMRPCPTVPCQSCMKRIGVNMKRKGQSQ
- the LOC140225432 gene encoding uncharacterized protein isoform X1, which gives rise to MCENNYLLQIVSACEDKFHGKTRSNCIPMWQFREISLSIDLLVENTELQKLKDLLGPSEALAMIRPNMRPCPTVPCQSCMKRIGVNMKRKGQSKSCKASDDAIFLKITT
- the LOC140225432 gene encoding uncharacterized protein isoform X2 — encoded protein: MCENNYLLQIVSACEDKFHGKTRSNCIPMWQFREISLSIDLLVENTELQKLKDLLGPSEALAMIRPNMRPCPTVPCQSCMKRIGVNMKRKGQSKSCQ